In Marivirga salinae, a single window of DNA contains:
- a CDS encoding Trm112 family protein: protein MCCPFDKGDLNISIFKQEDEEIIEGLLTCSACQRYFPIIYGIPIMTPDEYRQKSLEAPVMKKWGLDLPAGDQSFRLDGPTHARALEMGGDE from the coding sequence ATGTGCTGCCCTTTTGATAAGGGCGATTTGAATATCAGTATTTTTAAACAGGAGGATGAGGAAATTATTGAGGGACTTTTGACTTGCTCAGCTTGTCAGCGTTATTTCCCGATTATTTACGGTATCCCGATCATGACCCCTGATGAATACAGACAAAAATCATTGGAGGCTCCGGTCATGAAGAAGTGGGGATTGGATTTGCCAGCAGGGGATCAAAGTTTTCGATTAGATGGACCTACGCATGCAAGAGCTTTGGAGATGGGCGGTGATGAATGA